One part of the Desulfovibrio sp. genome encodes these proteins:
- a CDS encoding primase-helicase zinc-binding domain-containing protein: MPADIVDLFRELGFNPAKKTAKEWASACPCCGGKDRCSIWPDEQEGRGYYWCRQCDVKGDGIQLLRDYASISYGDACKRVGVAPVANLKAPAIPKSKHVEPFQAVSGQLGQLEGVDRDKWQTHAAKLVTWGTECMLRAPEHMEWLAARGLDAEAVQRYRLGFNPGERGKNCIIRPRESWGLPSMLKDNGKPKKLWLPRGIIVPQIMPGPNGADLVERVRIRRLDVDRQEFRPEHKYHVVEGSSMDLLWLPCTAQHDTGVVVVQETELDTFMLHAVAGDLTSCLASMTSNIRNMSTAVYERLKNASCILVALDCDKAGAEGWPRWRATFPRAKRWPVPMGKDAGEAFGAGLDLRLWVQAGIPEGLQLAMPAGHAPDMTLQEGAHENKAEHVEPSVKQPAPPIEVAEPQPEVAAEQPAQKKRRPPRPEPGISKHLSTAAGPLDSLAILRRVGVEAVPDGIDFTLTGHERWPLDDYCALFTWLRRNGQWVKMALEGATIMKDQA, from the coding sequence ATGCCAGCCGATATTGTTGACCTCTTTCGTGAGCTTGGGTTTAACCCGGCCAAAAAAACCGCAAAGGAATGGGCCTCGGCCTGTCCCTGCTGCGGTGGAAAAGACCGGTGCAGCATCTGGCCCGATGAACAGGAAGGGCGCGGCTACTACTGGTGCCGCCAGTGCGACGTCAAGGGTGACGGCATCCAGCTGCTCCGCGACTACGCCAGCATAAGCTACGGCGATGCCTGCAAGCGTGTTGGCGTGGCCCCTGTGGCCAACCTGAAAGCCCCGGCAATACCCAAGTCAAAGCACGTTGAGCCCTTCCAGGCCGTGAGCGGTCAGCTTGGCCAGCTGGAGGGTGTCGACCGCGATAAGTGGCAGACCCACGCCGCCAAGCTGGTGACCTGGGGGACAGAGTGCATGCTACGCGCTCCGGAGCACATGGAGTGGCTTGCTGCGCGTGGGCTGGATGCCGAGGCAGTGCAGCGTTACCGCCTGGGATTCAACCCGGGCGAACGTGGCAAGAATTGCATCATCCGCCCGCGAGAAAGCTGGGGCCTGCCCTCGATGCTCAAGGATAACGGCAAGCCCAAAAAACTTTGGCTGCCGCGCGGCATCATCGTGCCGCAAATCATGCCTGGGCCGAACGGAGCCGACCTGGTCGAGCGAGTGCGCATCCGCCGCCTGGATGTCGACCGGCAAGAGTTCCGGCCGGAGCACAAATACCATGTGGTCGAGGGCAGCAGCATGGATCTGCTGTGGCTGCCCTGCACTGCGCAGCACGATACTGGCGTGGTGGTGGTTCAGGAAACCGAGCTGGATACGTTCATGCTCCACGCTGTGGCCGGCGACCTGACCAGCTGCCTGGCGTCCATGACCAGCAACATCCGCAACATGTCCACCGCTGTGTACGAGCGGCTGAAGAACGCCAGCTGCATTCTGGTGGCGCTCGACTGCGACAAGGCCGGCGCAGAGGGGTGGCCTCGCTGGCGGGCCACATTCCCCCGCGCAAAGCGCTGGCCTGTGCCCATGGGCAAGGATGCGGGCGAGGCCTTTGGCGCGGGCCTCGACCTGCGCCTGTGGGTACAGGCGGGCATTCCAGAGGGCCTTCAGTTGGCTATGCCGGCAGGACATGCGCCTGACATGACCTTGCAGGAAGGGGCGCACGAAAATAAGGCGGAGCATGTAGAGCCTTCTGTGAAGCAGCCTGCGCCGCCGATTGAAGTGGCCGAACCGCAGCCGGAAGTGGCAGCCGAACAGCCAGCGCAAAAGAAGCGCCGCCCTCCCCGCCCGGAACCTGGCATATCCAAACACCTGTCCACCGCCGCTGGCCCCCTGGACAGCCTGGCCATACTGCGCCGCGTAGGCGTGGAGGCCGTGCCTGATGGCATTGATTTCACGCTCACAGGGCATGAGCGCTGGCCGCTGGATGACTACTGCGCGTTGTTCACCTGGCTGCGCCGCAACGGTCAGTGGGTAAAGATGGCGCTGGAAGGCGCAACGATTATGAAGGATCAGGCATGA
- a CDS encoding terminase gpA endonuclease subunit yields the protein MKQIRFTDGERHVFRKRPYEPLSEWAAANLLVKDGPYAGGRYRKDVNPYLVEIMDTWSHPDVEEVDVCGSAQTGKTLVMHAALAYSVAKRPGPRMLAMQDDESLSKVVSNKLLPMFRASRPVRDLLAKERSGQITFRDSTTLYLASAQSPNARASISIQDLMLDEEALYRQITGQGVPALEFLERTRSYSNTRKVLRESKPIGGDECSIVLAMEECDEVRHYEARCPACMQYNELVEDNLALVEKGVSPQEVERRKLGRYRCKCGYLWTDHMRDRAVNMGRWVAADPVPHPRRVGFVLPAILSKNVSLSEIMAAKMRAEASDSPALKQHYINGMWAKPYRAVVQETEATAILKRIDKNLQARTVPGDVVALTAGVDSQARGFWYTIWGWKPNLASVLVDYGRLPDWDAVHALLYETRYDYEADGPMSGRNLGIWRAGIDSGGTRSDDKAISRTEDVYRWVRKYGGKRIFACKGASHESVTPVRAVNIDRFPSSRMRIKGGLWLYLLDTHYFKSLLFARLAEDARQPITLHRDTDQMFADQLSAESLQRDRNGKLVWVVKRRANHLLDCSMMAHACVDGSWLPSLHQLLERETAQKSRPAPKLHSHLPEPEHGAAPQRHMSQVAPATRELPQRVMAAREAPQRVVNRPGFMRRSSDF from the coding sequence ATGAAGCAGATCCGCTTTACAGATGGCGAGCGGCACGTCTTCCGTAAGCGCCCCTATGAACCGCTGTCGGAATGGGCTGCGGCCAATCTGCTTGTTAAGGATGGCCCGTATGCCGGTGGGCGATACCGCAAGGACGTGAACCCTTATCTCGTGGAGATCATGGACACATGGTCGCACCCCGATGTGGAAGAGGTGGACGTGTGCGGCAGCGCCCAGACGGGCAAAACGCTGGTAATGCATGCAGCCCTGGCCTACAGCGTGGCGAAACGCCCGGGGCCACGCATGCTGGCCATGCAGGACGACGAAAGCCTGAGCAAAGTGGTTTCCAACAAGCTGCTGCCCATGTTTCGGGCCAGCCGCCCCGTGCGCGACCTGCTGGCCAAGGAACGCTCTGGCCAGATCACGTTCAGGGATTCAACAACCTTGTATCTGGCCAGCGCCCAAAGCCCCAACGCCCGCGCGTCTATCTCCATTCAGGATCTGATGCTCGACGAAGAGGCTCTGTACCGCCAGATCACCGGGCAGGGTGTTCCGGCGCTGGAGTTCCTCGAGCGCACGCGCAGTTATTCCAACACGCGCAAGGTGCTGCGGGAATCCAAGCCTATCGGCGGCGATGAGTGCAGCATCGTCCTTGCCATGGAAGAGTGCGACGAAGTTCGTCACTACGAGGCCCGTTGCCCGGCCTGCATGCAATACAACGAGCTGGTGGAGGATAACCTGGCGCTGGTGGAAAAAGGGGTTAGCCCGCAGGAAGTTGAGCGGCGCAAGCTGGGCCGCTACCGGTGCAAGTGCGGCTACCTGTGGACTGACCACATGCGCGATCGCGCCGTCAACATGGGGCGCTGGGTGGCCGCTGATCCGGTTCCCCATCCGCGTCGAGTGGGCTTTGTGCTTCCGGCCATCCTGTCAAAAAACGTCAGCCTTTCGGAGATCATGGCTGCAAAAATGCGGGCCGAGGCCTCCGACTCTCCGGCGCTCAAGCAGCACTACATCAACGGCATGTGGGCGAAACCGTACCGCGCAGTGGTGCAGGAAACTGAAGCCACCGCCATTTTGAAGCGGATCGACAAAAACCTGCAGGCGCGAACCGTGCCCGGCGACGTGGTGGCGCTCACGGCCGGGGTGGACAGCCAGGCACGTGGCTTCTGGTACACGATCTGGGGCTGGAAGCCCAACCTCGCCTCTGTGCTTGTAGACTACGGGCGGCTGCCAGATTGGGACGCTGTGCATGCCCTGCTGTATGAAACTCGGTATGATTATGAGGCAGACGGCCCAATGTCGGGCCGCAACCTGGGTATCTGGAGGGCAGGCATCGACTCGGGTGGTACCAGGTCGGACGACAAGGCCATCTCTCGTACCGAGGACGTTTACCGCTGGGTGCGCAAGTACGGCGGCAAGCGCATCTTTGCCTGCAAGGGCGCAAGCCATGAAAGCGTTACACCTGTGCGGGCCGTGAATATCGACCGCTTCCCCAGCTCACGCATGCGCATCAAGGGCGGGTTGTGGCTCTACCTGCTGGACACGCACTATTTCAAAAGTCTGCTGTTCGCCCGGCTGGCAGAAGATGCCAGGCAGCCCATCACCCTGCACAGGGATACCGACCAGATGTTTGCCGATCAGCTCTCTGCCGAGAGCCTGCAGCGCGATCGCAACGGCAAACTGGTGTGGGTAGTCAAGCGCCGGGCCAACCACCTGCTTGACTGCTCCATGATGGCCCATGCCTGCGTGGATGGATCGTGGTTGCCCAGCCTGCACCAGCTGCTGGAACGTGAAACCGCACAGAAGTCCAGGCCTGCACCAAAGCTGCACAGCCATTTGCCGGAGCCGGAGCATGGGGCGGCCCCACAGCGTCATATGTCCCAGGTTGCACCTGCCACGCGGGAGTTGCCTCAACGTGTCATGGCCGCGAGGGAGGCTCCCCAGCGCGTCGTAAACCGCCCGGGCTTCATGCGCCGGAGTTCAGACTTTTAG
- a CDS encoding helix-turn-helix domain-containing protein — MARQRVNLPYDRTADGARVNVMRAAEMLSCSRSWVYKLIEAGHLKAFRIGSRKGLQITVRSLEGYLARQAVLSD; from the coding sequence ATGGCTAGACAAAGAGTGAACCTGCCCTATGACCGCACCGCTGACGGCGCGCGGGTGAATGTGATGCGGGCTGCGGAAATGCTGAGCTGCTCCCGCTCGTGGGTCTATAAGCTGATTGAGGCCGGGCACCTCAAGGCCTTCCGTATCGGCAGCCGCAAAGGTTTGCAGATTACCGTGCGCAGCCTTGAGGGGTATTTGGCGAGGCAGGCGGTGTTGAGTGACTAG
- a CDS encoding DNA-binding transcriptional regulator, producing MQNKYHSEIAAAVHEDMRDMFKLGVVDKQTMRTFDELCLVPVQPMTAEEIRTLREREGLSQPVLAWYLNVSKNLISDWERGVRKPGGAALKLLNLVKTKGVQAISL from the coding sequence ATGCAGAACAAGTACCACAGCGAAATCGCGGCTGCCGTCCACGAAGACATGCGGGACATGTTCAAGCTTGGCGTTGTAGACAAGCAGACCATGCGCACGTTTGACGAACTGTGCCTTGTGCCCGTGCAGCCCATGACAGCGGAAGAAATTCGTACCCTGCGTGAACGGGAAGGACTCTCCCAGCCCGTGCTGGCGTGGTATCTGAATGTTTCCAAGAATCTCATTTCCGACTGGGAACGCGGCGTCCGCAAGCCCGGCGGGGCAGCACTCAAACTGCTGAATCTTGTCAAAACCAAGGGCGTGCAGGCAATCAGCCTGTAG
- a CDS encoding type II toxin-antitoxin system RelE/ParE family toxin: MRFFKLRNFERFAIKEGIPDEALIDIVAQMESGQINASLGGLVYKQRLARQGEGKSGGYRVILFYRQGERVFFAFGFAKANMANISQKDLTILKEQAKVLMQQPEEALGIMLENGIIIEI, encoded by the coding sequence TTGAGATTTTTCAAGCTTCGGAATTTTGAACGCTTTGCCATCAAGGAAGGCATACCAGACGAAGCCCTGATAGATATTGTTGCGCAAATGGAGTCCGGGCAGATAAATGCCAGTCTGGGTGGCCTGGTATACAAGCAGCGGTTGGCGCGGCAGGGCGAGGGAAAGTCTGGCGGCTACAGGGTTATTCTTTTCTATCGGCAGGGTGAGCGGGTGTTTTTTGCTTTTGGGTTTGCCAAGGCCAACATGGCAAATATAAGCCAAAAGGATCTGACCATCCTCAAGGAACAGGCCAAAGTGCTTATGCAGCAGCCAGAAGAAGCCCTGGGTATCATGCTGGAAAACGGCATCATCATAGAAATTTAG
- a CDS encoding GrlR family regulatory protein gives MQTGIYALQYANDRDSGAGILVIMPDGKLAGGDHSFTYTGQWQQQGDGITAVLLAKKHRLASGVSIFGPVEKLTIDGSGTIGGMGTTATTPIQLTATAREFPGIKINAVLTLLETL, from the coding sequence ATGCAAACAGGTATCTATGCGTTGCAGTATGCGAATGATCGTGACAGCGGAGCGGGTATTCTGGTCATAATGCCGGATGGCAAGCTTGCAGGCGGCGACCACTCCTTCACCTACACCGGGCAATGGCAGCAGCAAGGGGATGGCATAACCGCTGTGCTCCTGGCCAAAAAGCACAGACTTGCTTCTGGCGTTTCTATTTTTGGCCCGGTGGAAAAGCTCACCATTGACGGCAGCGGAACTATCGGCGGCATGGGCACAACAGCAACAACACCCATTCAGCTCACCGCCACCGCCCGCGAGTTTCCGGGGATAAAAATTAATGCGGTGCTGACCCTATTGGAAACATTGTAA
- a CDS encoding GNAT family N-acetyltransferase, translating into MPKFIDPHDAYLSFREEVQNDSLQLESCKLHPDIKMYFDEVDSGARFTYATFKNKIAKGILQIAQSGWDNGIPYFQLGIAVGKEFRKQGVGEQLTRKALEEFLERFPIPKGEKLGIEAVISTANIASQKLAAKIFPKPPTAITDSVSGKPALHYEFVKEG; encoded by the coding sequence ATGCCAAAATTTATTGATCCACATGATGCGTATTTGAGTTTTCGAGAAGAAGTTCAAAATGACAGCCTTCAGCTTGAATCATGCAAACTCCATCCTGACATTAAGATGTATTTTGATGAAGTGGATTCTGGTGCTCGGTTTACCTATGCAACATTTAAAAATAAAATTGCAAAAGGCATTTTACAAATAGCACAATCAGGATGGGATAACGGCATTCCGTACTTCCAACTCGGAATAGCAGTGGGCAAAGAGTTTCGCAAGCAAGGCGTTGGGGAACAACTCACCCGAAAAGCATTGGAAGAATTTTTAGAACGTTTTCCTATCCCAAAAGGTGAAAAACTTGGCATTGAAGCTGTCATATCAACAGCAAATATAGCTTCCCAAAAACTCGCAGCAAAAATTTTCCCTAAACCACCGACGGCAATAACAGACAGTGTTTCTGGCAAACCAGCTCTCCACTATGAGTTTGTTAAAGAGGGATAG